A stretch of Spodoptera frugiperda isolate SF20-4 chromosome 6, AGI-APGP_CSIRO_Sfru_2.0, whole genome shotgun sequence DNA encodes these proteins:
- the LOC118267644 gene encoding inhibin beta chain codes for MSCKSLSPMLVDSFYRKACWECAGETLNGQRLIEFRLGAEAESEQGEGLAVASAELLVRAETSPRARRLRYTLWAFTVSGNETAAISALAGAARRDPARGWQRLDVTAAARRWAAAGAREPLRLLLDCSGCGGRVRLRLGGGQAARPLLRLRLKPPAVRRRRALDCDAAEHGRCCRQTYYVSFRALGWDDWIVAPEGYYANYCRGACAPFLNYHSQVVEAARLERAECCAPVRFSALSLIYFGADSNIIKRDLPEMVVEECDCP; via the coding sequence ATGTCCTGTAAATCTTTGTCGCCGATGTTAGTTGACAGTTTCTATAGGAAAGCGTGTTGGGAATGTGCAGGTGAGACCCTGAACGGTCAGAGACTGATCGAATTCCGGCTGGGGGCCGAGGCCGAGTCGGAGCAGGGTGAGGGGCTGGCGGTGGCGTCAGCCGAGCTGCTGGTGCGCGCGGAGACGTcgccgcgcgcgcgccgcctgCGCTACACGCTGTGGGCCTTCACGGTGAGCGGCAACGAGACGGCCGCCATCAGCGCgctggcgggcgcggcgcggcgcgaccCGGCGCGCGGCTGGCAGCGGCTGGACGtgacggcggcggcgcggcgctgggcggcggcgggcgcgcgcgAGCCGCTGCGCCTGCTGCTGGACTGCAGCGGCTGCGGCGGCCGCGTGCGCCTGCGGCTGGGCGGCGGGCAGGCGGCGCGCCCGCTGCTGCGCCTGCGCCTGAAGCCGCCGGcggtgcgccggcgccgcgcgcTGGACTGCGACGCCGCCGAGCACGGCCGCTGCTGCCGGCAGACCTACTACGTGAGCTTCCGCGCGCTGGGCTGGGACGACTGGATCGTGGCGCCGGAGGGCTACTACGCCAACTACTGCCGCGGCGCGTGCGCGCCCTTCCTCAACTACCACTCGCAGGTGGTAGAGGCGGCGCGGCTGGAACGCGCCGAGTGCTGCGCGCCCGTGCGCTTCTCTGCGCTGTCGCTCATCTACTTCGGCGCCGACTCCAACATCATCAAGCGCGACCTGCCCGAGATGGTGGTGGAGGAGTGCGACTGCCCGTAG
- the LOC118267639 gene encoding probable tubulin polyglutamylase ttll-15 isoform X1, protein MTSVSNDETQNLNEGEDEALNNNVVDKQKHTDVQKDKEVQIIQNKFKRRLENSFTNIFFLVCIAGISLGILLEIVNVVRRNHTPEVSTVTKIVLSPKYWMYPNTKTVNSRDGNLKHVHLVLERLGYEKTTNETPWNLLWSYPTPFNDINLKNLRDNQKVNHFPGTGYITCKVELATSKSEFIPKAFRLPKDKNEFLTYAEKNKDALFVQKNIRHRHVYLKNVSEIDLSNETTFVQEFVQKPFLVDGHKFDIGVYVVLESVNPLRVYWYKGDVLFRYCPTKYYPFDPNNLDKYVIGDDYLPTWEVPSLAHPYTALGNTMKETFDIYARSKGKDTTKMWQDVQAAIAEIFIMKESIIADKFKAYSSPENYFEMMRFDLIVDEDLKVYLLEANMGPNLSSQHFPPNQLLYEQVLYNLFSLTGVAQAKITVNAADKGETKAAEDMLAADKNIAVYGDECRTLCKDSCEVSDLCRLCKPCLTPKLKKTLLAAYNEFLHRGDFRRLIPPTMVPNKDTKAILEGVKDLSLNNKLLHLWYQGKCNQDITWCS, encoded by the exons atgacAAGTGTAAGTAACGAT GAAACACAAAACCTCAACGAGGGTGAAGATGAAGCTTTAAACAATAACGTAGTAGACAAACAGAAACACACAGACGTCCAAAAAGACAAAGAAGTACAAATAatccaaaataaattcaaacgaAGATTAGAAAattcatttacaaacatattcttTCTAGTTTGTATAGCTGGGATCTCGTTAGGCATACTGCTAGAGATTGTCAACGTTGTCAGACGAAATCATACACCAGAAGTATCAACTGTAACAAAAATTGTTCTCAGTCCAAAATATTGGATGTACCCAAACACTAAGACAGTAAATAGCAGAGATGGTAATCTGAAACACGTGCATTTAGTCCTTGAAAGACTGGGATACGAGAAAACTACAAATGAAACGCCCTGGAACCTCTTGTGGTCATATCCGACTCCATTTAATgacatcaatttaaaaaatttaagGGACAATCAGAAAGTAAACCATTTCCCAGGCACAGGGTATATTACCTGTAAGGTCGAGTTAGCAACATCCAAATCAGAATTCATACCAAAAGCCTTTAGACTGCCAAAAGACAAAAATGAGTTCCTGACGTATGCTGAGAAGAACAAAGACGCATTATTTGTCCAAAAGAACATCAGACACAGACATGTGTATTTAAAGAACGTGAGTGAAATTGACCTGTCTAATGAGACGACTTTTGTACAAGAATTTGTTCAAAAGCCATTCTTGGTGGATGGACATAAGTTCGATATTGGCGTGTATGTGGTGTTGGAGTCTGTGAATCCTCTCAGGGTGTATTGGTACAAAGGCGATGTGCTATTCag ATACTGTCCGACGAAGTACTACCCGTTTGATCCAAATAATTTAGATAAGTATGTGATAGGGGACGACTACTTGCCTACTTGGGAGGTGCCGTCTCTGGCGCACCCCTACACCGCACTAGGCAACACTATGAAGGAAACCTTTGACATCTACGCCAGATCTAAG GGTAAAGACACTACCAAAATGTGGCAGGATGTCCAGGCAGCTATTGCTGAGATATTTATCATGAAAGAGTCGATTATCGCTGACAAG TTCAAGGCATACTCATCGCCAGAAAACTACTTCGAAATGATGAGGTTCGACTTGATCGTGGATGAAGATTTAAAAGTGTATCTACTGGAGGCCAACATGGGTCCGAACTTAAGTTCTCAACATTTTCCACCGAACCAGCTGCTGTACGAACAAGTGTTGTACAATTTGTTCTCCTTGACTGGTGTCGCACAGGCGAAGATCACTGTTAATGCTGCTGACAAAGG TGAAACAAAGGCTGCAGAAGATATGTTAGCAGCTGACAAGAATATAGCGGTGTATGGAGACGAGTGCAGGACTCTCTGTAAGGACAGCTGTGAAGTGTCGGACCTGTGTCGCCTGTGCAAGCCGTGCCTCACACCCAAGCTAAAGAAGACCTTATTGGCTGCATACAATGAATTCTTACATAGAGGAGACTTCAGAAGGCTCATTCCACCGACTATGGTCCCCAATAAG GACACAAAAGCTATATTAGAGGGAGTAAAGGATCTGTCACTAAACAACAAACTCCTACACTTGTGGTATCAAGGAAAGTGTAACCAGGATATTACATGGTGCTCGTAA
- the LOC118267639 gene encoding probable tubulin polyglutamylase ttll-15 isoform X4, which produces MTSETQNLNEGEDEALNNNVVDKQKHTDVQKDKEVQIIQNKFKRRLENSFTNIFFLVCIAGISLGILLEIVNVVRRNHTPEVSTVTKIVLSPKYWMYPNTKTVNSRDGNLKHVHLVLERLGYEKTTNETPWNLLWSYPTPFNDINLKNLRDNQKVNHFPGTGYITCKVELATSKSEFIPKAFRLPKDKNEFLTYAEKNKDALFVQKNIRHRHVYLKNVSEIDLSNETTFVQEFVQKPFLVDGHKFDIGVYVVLESVNPLRVYWYKGDVLFRYCPTKYYPFDPNNLDKYVIGDDYLPTWEVPSLAHPYTALGNTMKETFDIYARSKGKDTTKMWQDVQAAIAEIFIMKESIIADKFKAYSSPENYFEMMRFDLIVDEDLKVYLLEANMGPNLSSQHFPPNQLLYEQVLYNLFSLTGVAQAKITVNAADKGETKAAEDMLAADKNIAVYGDECRTLCKDSCEVSDLCRLCKPCLTPKLKKTLLAAYNEFLHRGDFRRLIPPTMVPNKDTKAILEGVKDLSLNNKLLHLWYQGKCNQDITWCS; this is translated from the exons atgacAAGT GAAACACAAAACCTCAACGAGGGTGAAGATGAAGCTTTAAACAATAACGTAGTAGACAAACAGAAACACACAGACGTCCAAAAAGACAAAGAAGTACAAATAatccaaaataaattcaaacgaAGATTAGAAAattcatttacaaacatattcttTCTAGTTTGTATAGCTGGGATCTCGTTAGGCATACTGCTAGAGATTGTCAACGTTGTCAGACGAAATCATACACCAGAAGTATCAACTGTAACAAAAATTGTTCTCAGTCCAAAATATTGGATGTACCCAAACACTAAGACAGTAAATAGCAGAGATGGTAATCTGAAACACGTGCATTTAGTCCTTGAAAGACTGGGATACGAGAAAACTACAAATGAAACGCCCTGGAACCTCTTGTGGTCATATCCGACTCCATTTAATgacatcaatttaaaaaatttaagGGACAATCAGAAAGTAAACCATTTCCCAGGCACAGGGTATATTACCTGTAAGGTCGAGTTAGCAACATCCAAATCAGAATTCATACCAAAAGCCTTTAGACTGCCAAAAGACAAAAATGAGTTCCTGACGTATGCTGAGAAGAACAAAGACGCATTATTTGTCCAAAAGAACATCAGACACAGACATGTGTATTTAAAGAACGTGAGTGAAATTGACCTGTCTAATGAGACGACTTTTGTACAAGAATTTGTTCAAAAGCCATTCTTGGTGGATGGACATAAGTTCGATATTGGCGTGTATGTGGTGTTGGAGTCTGTGAATCCTCTCAGGGTGTATTGGTACAAAGGCGATGTGCTATTCag ATACTGTCCGACGAAGTACTACCCGTTTGATCCAAATAATTTAGATAAGTATGTGATAGGGGACGACTACTTGCCTACTTGGGAGGTGCCGTCTCTGGCGCACCCCTACACCGCACTAGGCAACACTATGAAGGAAACCTTTGACATCTACGCCAGATCTAAG GGTAAAGACACTACCAAAATGTGGCAGGATGTCCAGGCAGCTATTGCTGAGATATTTATCATGAAAGAGTCGATTATCGCTGACAAG TTCAAGGCATACTCATCGCCAGAAAACTACTTCGAAATGATGAGGTTCGACTTGATCGTGGATGAAGATTTAAAAGTGTATCTACTGGAGGCCAACATGGGTCCGAACTTAAGTTCTCAACATTTTCCACCGAACCAGCTGCTGTACGAACAAGTGTTGTACAATTTGTTCTCCTTGACTGGTGTCGCACAGGCGAAGATCACTGTTAATGCTGCTGACAAAGG TGAAACAAAGGCTGCAGAAGATATGTTAGCAGCTGACAAGAATATAGCGGTGTATGGAGACGAGTGCAGGACTCTCTGTAAGGACAGCTGTGAAGTGTCGGACCTGTGTCGCCTGTGCAAGCCGTGCCTCACACCCAAGCTAAAGAAGACCTTATTGGCTGCATACAATGAATTCTTACATAGAGGAGACTTCAGAAGGCTCATTCCACCGACTATGGTCCCCAATAAG GACACAAAAGCTATATTAGAGGGAGTAAAGGATCTGTCACTAAACAACAAACTCCTACACTTGTGGTATCAAGGAAAGTGTAACCAGGATATTACATGGTGCTCGTAA
- the LOC118267639 gene encoding probable tubulin polyglutamylase ttll-15 isoform X3: MVTNETQNLNEGEDEALNNNVVDKQKHTDVQKDKEVQIIQNKFKRRLENSFTNIFFLVCIAGISLGILLEIVNVVRRNHTPEVSTVTKIVLSPKYWMYPNTKTVNSRDGNLKHVHLVLERLGYEKTTNETPWNLLWSYPTPFNDINLKNLRDNQKVNHFPGTGYITCKVELATSKSEFIPKAFRLPKDKNEFLTYAEKNKDALFVQKNIRHRHVYLKNVSEIDLSNETTFVQEFVQKPFLVDGHKFDIGVYVVLESVNPLRVYWYKGDVLFRYCPTKYYPFDPNNLDKYVIGDDYLPTWEVPSLAHPYTALGNTMKETFDIYARSKGKDTTKMWQDVQAAIAEIFIMKESIIADKFKAYSSPENYFEMMRFDLIVDEDLKVYLLEANMGPNLSSQHFPPNQLLYEQVLYNLFSLTGVAQAKITVNAADKGETKAAEDMLAADKNIAVYGDECRTLCKDSCEVSDLCRLCKPCLTPKLKKTLLAAYNEFLHRGDFRRLIPPTMVPNKDTKAILEGVKDLSLNNKLLHLWYQGKCNQDITWCS, translated from the exons ATGGTCACAAAT GAAACACAAAACCTCAACGAGGGTGAAGATGAAGCTTTAAACAATAACGTAGTAGACAAACAGAAACACACAGACGTCCAAAAAGACAAAGAAGTACAAATAatccaaaataaattcaaacgaAGATTAGAAAattcatttacaaacatattcttTCTAGTTTGTATAGCTGGGATCTCGTTAGGCATACTGCTAGAGATTGTCAACGTTGTCAGACGAAATCATACACCAGAAGTATCAACTGTAACAAAAATTGTTCTCAGTCCAAAATATTGGATGTACCCAAACACTAAGACAGTAAATAGCAGAGATGGTAATCTGAAACACGTGCATTTAGTCCTTGAAAGACTGGGATACGAGAAAACTACAAATGAAACGCCCTGGAACCTCTTGTGGTCATATCCGACTCCATTTAATgacatcaatttaaaaaatttaagGGACAATCAGAAAGTAAACCATTTCCCAGGCACAGGGTATATTACCTGTAAGGTCGAGTTAGCAACATCCAAATCAGAATTCATACCAAAAGCCTTTAGACTGCCAAAAGACAAAAATGAGTTCCTGACGTATGCTGAGAAGAACAAAGACGCATTATTTGTCCAAAAGAACATCAGACACAGACATGTGTATTTAAAGAACGTGAGTGAAATTGACCTGTCTAATGAGACGACTTTTGTACAAGAATTTGTTCAAAAGCCATTCTTGGTGGATGGACATAAGTTCGATATTGGCGTGTATGTGGTGTTGGAGTCTGTGAATCCTCTCAGGGTGTATTGGTACAAAGGCGATGTGCTATTCag ATACTGTCCGACGAAGTACTACCCGTTTGATCCAAATAATTTAGATAAGTATGTGATAGGGGACGACTACTTGCCTACTTGGGAGGTGCCGTCTCTGGCGCACCCCTACACCGCACTAGGCAACACTATGAAGGAAACCTTTGACATCTACGCCAGATCTAAG GGTAAAGACACTACCAAAATGTGGCAGGATGTCCAGGCAGCTATTGCTGAGATATTTATCATGAAAGAGTCGATTATCGCTGACAAG TTCAAGGCATACTCATCGCCAGAAAACTACTTCGAAATGATGAGGTTCGACTTGATCGTGGATGAAGATTTAAAAGTGTATCTACTGGAGGCCAACATGGGTCCGAACTTAAGTTCTCAACATTTTCCACCGAACCAGCTGCTGTACGAACAAGTGTTGTACAATTTGTTCTCCTTGACTGGTGTCGCACAGGCGAAGATCACTGTTAATGCTGCTGACAAAGG TGAAACAAAGGCTGCAGAAGATATGTTAGCAGCTGACAAGAATATAGCGGTGTATGGAGACGAGTGCAGGACTCTCTGTAAGGACAGCTGTGAAGTGTCGGACCTGTGTCGCCTGTGCAAGCCGTGCCTCACACCCAAGCTAAAGAAGACCTTATTGGCTGCATACAATGAATTCTTACATAGAGGAGACTTCAGAAGGCTCATTCCACCGACTATGGTCCCCAATAAG GACACAAAAGCTATATTAGAGGGAGTAAAGGATCTGTCACTAAACAACAAACTCCTACACTTGTGGTATCAAGGAAAGTGTAACCAGGATATTACATGGTGCTCGTAA
- the LOC118267639 gene encoding probable tubulin polyglutamylase ttll-15 isoform X2 yields the protein MKVNGTETQNLNEGEDEALNNNVVDKQKHTDVQKDKEVQIIQNKFKRRLENSFTNIFFLVCIAGISLGILLEIVNVVRRNHTPEVSTVTKIVLSPKYWMYPNTKTVNSRDGNLKHVHLVLERLGYEKTTNETPWNLLWSYPTPFNDINLKNLRDNQKVNHFPGTGYITCKVELATSKSEFIPKAFRLPKDKNEFLTYAEKNKDALFVQKNIRHRHVYLKNVSEIDLSNETTFVQEFVQKPFLVDGHKFDIGVYVVLESVNPLRVYWYKGDVLFRYCPTKYYPFDPNNLDKYVIGDDYLPTWEVPSLAHPYTALGNTMKETFDIYARSKGKDTTKMWQDVQAAIAEIFIMKESIIADKFKAYSSPENYFEMMRFDLIVDEDLKVYLLEANMGPNLSSQHFPPNQLLYEQVLYNLFSLTGVAQAKITVNAADKGETKAAEDMLAADKNIAVYGDECRTLCKDSCEVSDLCRLCKPCLTPKLKKTLLAAYNEFLHRGDFRRLIPPTMVPNKDTKAILEGVKDLSLNNKLLHLWYQGKCNQDITWCS from the exons atgaaagttaaCGGTACT GAAACACAAAACCTCAACGAGGGTGAAGATGAAGCTTTAAACAATAACGTAGTAGACAAACAGAAACACACAGACGTCCAAAAAGACAAAGAAGTACAAATAatccaaaataaattcaaacgaAGATTAGAAAattcatttacaaacatattcttTCTAGTTTGTATAGCTGGGATCTCGTTAGGCATACTGCTAGAGATTGTCAACGTTGTCAGACGAAATCATACACCAGAAGTATCAACTGTAACAAAAATTGTTCTCAGTCCAAAATATTGGATGTACCCAAACACTAAGACAGTAAATAGCAGAGATGGTAATCTGAAACACGTGCATTTAGTCCTTGAAAGACTGGGATACGAGAAAACTACAAATGAAACGCCCTGGAACCTCTTGTGGTCATATCCGACTCCATTTAATgacatcaatttaaaaaatttaagGGACAATCAGAAAGTAAACCATTTCCCAGGCACAGGGTATATTACCTGTAAGGTCGAGTTAGCAACATCCAAATCAGAATTCATACCAAAAGCCTTTAGACTGCCAAAAGACAAAAATGAGTTCCTGACGTATGCTGAGAAGAACAAAGACGCATTATTTGTCCAAAAGAACATCAGACACAGACATGTGTATTTAAAGAACGTGAGTGAAATTGACCTGTCTAATGAGACGACTTTTGTACAAGAATTTGTTCAAAAGCCATTCTTGGTGGATGGACATAAGTTCGATATTGGCGTGTATGTGGTGTTGGAGTCTGTGAATCCTCTCAGGGTGTATTGGTACAAAGGCGATGTGCTATTCag ATACTGTCCGACGAAGTACTACCCGTTTGATCCAAATAATTTAGATAAGTATGTGATAGGGGACGACTACTTGCCTACTTGGGAGGTGCCGTCTCTGGCGCACCCCTACACCGCACTAGGCAACACTATGAAGGAAACCTTTGACATCTACGCCAGATCTAAG GGTAAAGACACTACCAAAATGTGGCAGGATGTCCAGGCAGCTATTGCTGAGATATTTATCATGAAAGAGTCGATTATCGCTGACAAG TTCAAGGCATACTCATCGCCAGAAAACTACTTCGAAATGATGAGGTTCGACTTGATCGTGGATGAAGATTTAAAAGTGTATCTACTGGAGGCCAACATGGGTCCGAACTTAAGTTCTCAACATTTTCCACCGAACCAGCTGCTGTACGAACAAGTGTTGTACAATTTGTTCTCCTTGACTGGTGTCGCACAGGCGAAGATCACTGTTAATGCTGCTGACAAAGG TGAAACAAAGGCTGCAGAAGATATGTTAGCAGCTGACAAGAATATAGCGGTGTATGGAGACGAGTGCAGGACTCTCTGTAAGGACAGCTGTGAAGTGTCGGACCTGTGTCGCCTGTGCAAGCCGTGCCTCACACCCAAGCTAAAGAAGACCTTATTGGCTGCATACAATGAATTCTTACATAGAGGAGACTTCAGAAGGCTCATTCCACCGACTATGGTCCCCAATAAG GACACAAAAGCTATATTAGAGGGAGTAAAGGATCTGTCACTAAACAACAAACTCCTACACTTGTGGTATCAAGGAAAGTGTAACCAGGATATTACATGGTGCTCGTAA
- the LOC118267637 gene encoding integrator complex subunit 11 — protein MPDIKITPLGAGQDVGRSCILLSMGGKNIMLDCGMHMGYNDERRFPDFSYIVPEGPITSQIDCVIISHFHLDHCGALPYMSEMVGYTGPIYMTHPTKAIAPILLEDMRKVAVERKGESNFFTSQMIKDCIKKVTAVTLHQSVMVDNELEIKAYYAGHVLGAAMFWIRVGSQSVVYTGDYNMTPDRHLGAAWIDKCRPDLLITESTYATTIRDSKRCRERDFLKKVHECVEKGGKVLIPVFALGRAQELCILLETYWERMNLKYPVYFALGLTEKANNYYKMFITWTNQKIRKTFVQRNMFDFKHIKPFDKSYIDNPGAMVVFATPGMLHAGLSLNIFKKWAPYEQNMVIMPGFCVQGTVGHKILNGAKKVEFENRQVVEVKMAVEYMSFSAHADAKGIMQLIQYCEPKNVLLVHGEAQKMEFLKDKIEKEFKINCYMPANGETCTINTPTKIPIDVSLRLLKAEAVRYNAQPPDPKRRRVVNGILCVRDNRLSLLDIDEMCDEIGINRHIIRFTSTVRFEDAGPSVKTAEKLKTLLSEKLEGWTITISEANISVESVLIKVEGDEDNTKNIYVSWTNQDEDLGSYILGLLQSMVQ, from the coding sequence ATGCCTGATATTAAGATTACTCCCCTTGGCGCCGGCCAGGATGTCGGCCGCAGCTGCATCTTGCTGTCCATGGGAGGCAAAAACATAATGCTGGACTGTGGAATGCACATGGGTTATAATGACGAGAGGCGCTTCCCAGACTTCTCGTACATAGTACCTGAAGGTCCTATCACTAGCCAAATAGACTGTGTCATCATCTCACACTTCCACCTCGACCACTGCGGGGCTCTACCATACATGTCTGAGATGGTCGGCTACACAGGACCTATTTACATGACACATCCCACCAAGGCTATTGCTCCCATACTACTTGAGGACATGAGAAAAGTGGCTGTTGAGAGAAAAGGAGAATCTAACTTCTTCACATCACAAATGATCAAGGATTGTATAAAGAAAGTAACTGCTGTAACTTTACACCAGTCTGTGATGGTGGACAATGAACTAGAGATTAAAGCTTACTATGCTGGCCATGTGCTCGGAGCTGCCATGTTTTGGATTCGTGTTGGATCCCAGTCAGTGGTGTACACTGGTGACTACAATATGACTCCTGACAGGCATCTAGGAGCTGCCTGGATAGATAAATGTAGGCCAGACCTGCTCATTACAGAATCAACTTATGCTACTACCATCAGAGATTCCAAGCGCTGCAGAGAAAGAGATTTCCTGAAGAAAGTCCATGAGTGTGTTGAGAAAGGTGGCAAAGTTCTTATTCCTGTATTTGCTTTAGGGAGAGCACAAGAGCTCTGTATTCTGTTAGAAACATACTGGGAAagaatgaatttaaaatatccAGTGTATTTTGCACTTGGATTGACAGAGAAAGCAAACAACTACTACAAGATGTTCATAACTTGGACTAATCAGAAGATCAGGAAGACCTTTGTACAAAGAAACATGTTTGATTTTAAGCATATCAAACCTTTTGACAAGTCCTACATTGACAACCCTGGAGCCATGGTTGTATTCGCAACCCCTGGAATGTTGCATGCTGGTTTGTCCTTAAATATATTCAAAAAGTGGGCACCTTATGAACAAAATATGGTGATAATGCCAGGTTTCTGTGTACAAGGCACAGTTGGTCACAAGATTCTAAATGGTGCTAAAAAGGTTGAATTTGAGAACCGCCAAGTGGTGGAAGTGAAAATGGCTGTGGAATACATGTCATTCTCAGCTCATGCAGATGCTAAAGGAATCATGCAACTGATACAGTACTGTGAGCCAAAGAATGTTTTGTTGGTACATGGTGAAGCACAGAAAATGGAGTTTTTGAAAGATAAAATTGAGAAAGAGTTTAAGATTAATTGTTACATGCCTGCGAATGGGGAAACATGTACTATTAACACACCAACTAAGATTCCAATAGATGTATCTTTGAGGTTGTTGAAGGCAGAGGCTGTACGCTACAATGCACAACCTCCAGACCCTAAGAGGCGGCGTGTAGTTAATGGAATATTGTGTGTGCGGGATAACAGATTATCCCTACTTGATATAGATGAGATGTGTGATGAGATTGGTATCAATAGACATATAATTAGATTCACTAGTACAGTCCGCTTTGAAGATGCGGGTCCATCTGTTAAAACTGCTGAGAAATTGAAAACTTTGCTGTCAGAGAAGTTGGAAGGATGGACTATTACAATATCAGAGGCCAACATATCTGTTGAATCAGTGCTGATCAAAGTTGAAGGTGATGAGGACAAtaccaaaaatatatatgtttccTGGACCAACCAGGATGAGGATCTAGGTAGTTACATACTAGGCTTACTCCAATCAATGGtccaataa